The genomic interval ATAGAATACTCGCTGATTCATGCAGTTGATGCCGCCTCATAGTAGTTTACTTAGCTACTTAAACGCGCTACGTAGAGTATGTGGGATACTTGATCAATAATTAGGTTAAGCCCAGTTTCAACAGCATCAGGTGATCCAGGTAGGCAGACAACCAGTTTATTGTTGATTATTCCTGCTGTTGCCCTACTTAACATGGCTGATGCCCCTATTTTCTGGTAACTAATGAATCTAAATAATTCCCCGAAACCCTCAATCTCCTTACTGAATAATGGCCTAACAGTCTCAATAGTTACATCACTCTTAGCCAAGCCTGTACCACCTATTAAAACTACAACATCTACATCATCCCTATGAAGTAACTCATTTAATGAACCCTTAATCATGCGTTCATCATCACTAACTAGTAGCCTCCCTACAACTGAGTGACCAGAGTTAGTTATCTTTAATGAAGCTAAGTCGCCTGACTCATCCTTATACTGCTTGCCAGCCTTCATTAACTCATACCTTGACGTACTTACAGTAATTATAAAGAAGTTAACCTTACTTGGCCCCTTCTTTTCATGCTCCATATGAGGTGATGCCGCATTATCCTTACCCATACTCATAACTTTCATTATCCGTTAGTACTTAATTTTAAGTATTACTGATTCATGTAGTTCAAGAGAACAATAATGAGCACAATCATCAGCGCTATGGACCATCATCAATTAGGTCCTCAGCCTAGGTAAGGCCCACCAATAGGCCTTATCCGTTGCTCATCACCAGTTTAACTACGCTTAATACCTCTTAAATACTTACCCCTAGTGAAACTGATGCTTCTCCTAATCCTAATAGTACTTAACAGTATTGAATAAGCAGACTTATCACTAATGCTTAACTTCATTATATCCCTCACCGCGTTAGCCTTGCTTAGCCTTAAAGCCATCTTGAAATTTGCATTACCAATACTTTTCTTAATATACAAGTCAATAAACAATGTAGTCATGTAATCAAGTTGATTCATTAAGCCGCTTAACCATGCTTCATCATTAGTGTTAGCGATACCCGAGTAGAATCTACTCATTCTTATTAAGTAACGTTCATAGAGTCTCCTATATGGTGAGGAATTGGGATTAAGCGTTATAGCTACTGTTAGTTCCCTCCTTAGGTTCTCATCCAAGATCCCTCGCTTAATGGTATTATTAACAGCGTTAGTAGCTGTTGATGGGTCAAGGATCATCAGCATTTCCTTAATTAAAGTTGCAGGATGCAGCCCTAGGCTTGCGGCAACTAAAGCTAAGTCTACGTTACCCCTACTAAATGCATACTCTACAATAATATTCATTAATATGCTTCTGCGTTTAACATTAATCGTCCCTGCACTTAGATTCCTTAGATAATTCATGAATACTGAGGATACGTTCGTTGAATCTCTTAATAGGTAGACCGCCAGGTTGCTTATGTTCCTAGCATTAACTAAACCTCTCAGTGGAGTTGATCCATTTAAGTTACCGTACTTAAGCCTTATTTTCTCGGCACTTAATCTTACGTATTGCTTAGTTAAATTCTCTTGCTCAATAAGCATTTTCCTTAATTTCCCCATTATTATTCTATAGGTTTCCGTAGATACTTTCAATTTCTGCAAAGAATTAACAATGCTCTTAACATGATTGATAACCCATGGCGATGTTAATTCCCTATAAAAACTCATTAATGCTACTAACCTACTCTTATCAACGCTTACTAACCCAGACTTAACCAACGCCACTATTGCTTCAGCGTCAGGATTCATGGCTAATGACAATAGGGTAAACACCATTAAATTATCACTCTTATTAACCCTAAGTCCACTACCTAATTTTACTTCACCACTCACTTTCAATAATCTAGGTATAATATTCTTAGAATGACCATGAGTTAAGTAAGTTAGTGCCGTAAGTGCATTCCCCATACTGCTAATCATCCTTAACCTACCCCGGTACTCCACTATACTCCTAAAGAACCAGTACCTAACCCTCCTCTGCACTTCCCTTCGGCTTAATAATCCCCTCTCGTAAAGCTCAAAGGTAAGTATTTCATTTCTAATAAGTCTTCTCACCAAGAATTCCCTCACCTCAACCCATTGGCTCCACTTATCCCCAAGCAGTATGCCTTCGACTAATTGAATTGAACCAAGGGGCCTAGCTAACAAGTATCTTATTCTAACCCTACTTATTAACCCTAGACCACGCCTATTACCTGATACTTCCCTCAGCAAGCCTGATACGTAAGGATTACTTCTTGCCTTGAGGTAAATGCCGAATAAGCCATGGTTACTTAAGTAGTTTAGGTACCTTGGCTTACTGTAGAAGGATAATAACCTACGCATCCCCTGTCTATTAGTTAGATAATTGTGGTAATTCTCATTAATGATGCCACGTAAGTCTAGGGTCTGATTCTTGCCTCGCCTAACCCTAATTAAATTAGACATCAGTGATCTTGGGGATTGATTACTGACTAGAAATATGAGGTTCCTCAGCTCACTAATTAGTCTCATTATAGGAATATTGAGCGGGGTTGATTCACCTACAAGCATTAACAGTGCTTCAAGTAACCCCACTACTGATAGTGGGTACATTAGCCATGCTAATGCGCTTGGAATTACCGTGAATTTCCTTAATAATGAACCATGAAGCTCATTATACATGCTTTTAAAGTATGCATATAGGTTACCTGTATACGCTATTAGATTACCCTCATAGCCCCATGTGCTTAATTTGGAGCCAATAATAGTAATATTACCTCTTACTGTTCCATTACCAATACAGGTCACGTTAACTAAGTATTGTCTTAAATCACTTGGTGGATTAGGGCTTATGGGGTTGAATAAACTTTTATTCCTTAACCAAACCTCATCATAGACAAGTGATGAGTTATAGTAGTCTAATGTATACTTCTCAAACTCATTAAACCTCATGATTAATTCACTGCTAATAACGTTACCATTAATGCTTAACACTTCCTCACTACAGTTACTTGGCTCCTCTAAGTGAATTCTAACATTACTTGCATACGCCCAGAGTATCATCATTGATTTATTGGTAATTGTTTGGTTAAAACACAGTGTTAAGGCATCATCATTCTTAGTGATTAACCAAGACGACGGCTTCTTTACCCAATGCCAAAGTGCCCTTACCTCACCGTTAACAATTAACTCATTAACCATTGGATACACGTTAATGTATATTACTGGAATTGCTGACTCATTACTAATACTCACTGAACTTACTGCAGGAACCTTAATCCAATCTACATACGTAGAGTTCAAGATTATTGAACATCCCAACTGATTCCCAATTATTATTGATTCACCATACGATATGAAACCTACGCCGCATATGCTCCCTGTAGTTAAGGTATATGGAGAATTAATCAAGTATACGTGAATGACATTACTGTAGTTCACTAAATTAAGGGTTCTATTTATGAATGTAATTAGGTTAATTATATTCACGTTACTGTAACTTAAGTGAGTTGAAGCATATACTGGTACCATCATTAGGGATAAGCCTACTGCTATTAACGGTACTATTAATGGTCTAGTGCTCTTAATCATTACGAGTGGCGCAAGTAATATGATCACTGGTTCATACACCTTAGCGATGATCCATATAACATGAACCATGTGATACATTATATACATTAGTTGAGAATATGAGAACGTAATGTATAGTACTTCTGAGGCTAAGTCAATCAACCTTCCAAAAACTAGGTTTAACCCAATATTGCTTAAAATGTAGCCAATGCCAACATTATATATGAATAGGCCTAAAATATTCAAAACCATTAATGCAATACTCCTAACGATCATAACTTCGGCTACTGCATTAATAACTGAATTCCAATACTCCTCTAGCCTAATTATGGTATTTAGGTTACTTCTATTAAATAAATCAATAATCGCAAGGGATAATGATACTATACCTATGAATAAAATTATGTCATTAAAAATAAGCTTATACCCTATTCTCCGTATTCTATAGGTTATTATTAATGATGCTTCAATAGGCATCATTAGTAGAATTACATTAATCATGGTGCTATGCTTTTCCAAATTTCAATAAATGGACTGAAGAATACCTTATAGAGTAATTCACTTGCAAAGCTAGCTGGATTAACTATACTTGATCCACTCACGTAATTAGCTATCAATGCAAGTGAGTAAACTGTTACATACAAGCCTACTATGGTTACTATGAACCATTTGAAATTACTGAATAAATCCCATAATGCAGCTGCCCTAGCCCACCCTGTTGGGCCTAGTTTACTCTCAATAGCCTTAATCAACACACTTACTACCATTAGCCATAGCGCCAAGCCCCCAATGACGCTTATAACTTTGAAAACATCGCTCATTATAGGTATCACTAATTCATTTTCAATTTCACTAACTATATCGTAAATCAACTCAATCATTAAAGAGTAGTTATTCTACATTGCTTATTCCTAAACTATGTAGGGTAATGCTACTAAATAATGTACCCTATATTAAATAAATGTTATAAACATATAAGTGTGGAGTAACTATGGGGAGTGACAATCCTTCACAGGTAACGTTATATATGCACGCTCCATCACTATTCCTTGACTTATACATAGGTTCAAGTCTACTAGCTAATCGTTACATCAATTCTTCAATATCATTAGCATCATTGATTAATGATGAACCCTTCAAGAAAGCACTCATTAATAATCTGCTTAACGCTATAAGTGAGGAGGAAGTGGGCAATATTATTGGTGATTTAAGGCGTGTTTCCTTAATTTCAATAATAAATCCAGTCTATGTGGTTAAGAAGGCTGAAAACACAGTTAATTTGATTAAGAATTATGAGTATACGTATAAGGATGATATTGCCGAATGGTATAGTAGGGTCACTAACCATAGTAACTTACCCTACAGTAAAATGATCTATTCATTGAAACATACCATAAAGATAACTAGGGGGATGGTTAGGCATTACTTATACAAGAGGGCGCAGGGCTTGATAAGGAGAAGTACTATTAATTCGCTAATGCTTTACATGTCCGCATTACCCAATGCACTTGTAGAGTATTTGAATATAACCAGTAAAAGCGACGCAATGGCTGTAATCTTCATTAGTTCCCTTATTAATAGATATAAGGTTAATTACCCCATACACCTAGTATTTAATGTATCAAGGAGAGTACTGGCTATGAACCCTCAGCTACTGAAGAATGCACTAAGTAACATAATAACTAGTTTACCATCTAAGTCTAGTTACTATAATGCAGTGTTGGCTGAACTGGCGAGAATCTACATTTACGACCATGGCTTTCTCGATGATGCTCAAGTTAACTATCTGGCATTTAACCCAGCGATATCTGATGATATATTAAGTGGTCACAGTATTGAACTCATTAAGGCACTAGGTCCCCTGATTTACGACTACATGTATAAGCTAAGTTTATTATACATAAACAATGACTTGAATTCGCTTCATGAATTATCTAAGATACTTGGTAATATTAAGGAGAATTTAATTGCAGTGATTTTAAACGAGTGGAGTAGGTTAAGTGATGAATTAACTGTTTAAATCATGTAATTGTAATTAAATTTAATTTTAACCTATCAACAAGAGTAGGATTAATAGTGCCTACTTAATGGTTTCCATGATCTCCATTAATGCCTTTCCATACTCCTTAGTGCCAAGTGGTGTAACACCCATGTACCTGGCTATATCTTGTGTAACCTTTTTCTGCCTTATAGCCTCAGTAATAGCCTTATCAAGTAAGTTAGCTGCTTCACTCCAATTCATGAACCTTAGGAGAAGTTCAATAGCCCTGATTTCACTGGTTGGGTTAGCAACATTCTTACCCGCGTACTTGGGTGCTGTTCCATGCATTGCCTCAACCATTACTGCTGTGTCACCGACATTAGCAGCCCCAATCATACCAACATTACCCATTAATGATGCTGCTAGTTCACTTATGTAATCACCATTAACGTTTGGGGCTAGGACCACGTCATAGGATTCAGGTCTAGTGACAAGTTGGGCAAACATGTTATCAGCCATCCTATCATTCACAAGTATCTTTCCAGCTGGTACCTTACCACCGTAAAGCTTATTGGCCTCATCCTCAGTTATAATGTAATCTCTGAACTCCTTTAAGGCGACTTCATAGGCCCATTCCCTGAAAGCACCCTCCGTGTACTTCATTACATTACCCTTATGCATTATGGTTACTGACCTCCTCTTATTATTTAACGCAAACCTAAAGGCAAACCTGGCAACCCTCTGGGTCCTCCAACGGCTTATCGGCTTAATACCAATTCCGCAGTCCTCATCAACCTCAACCTTAAGTTCCTCCCTAAGGAACTTCCTTAACTTAGCCGCTTCAGGGCTATCCCAAGTCCACTCAAGCCCCTTATATAAGTCATCAGTGTTCTCCCTGACTATAACCCAATCAATCCTCTCAGGATTCTTCAATGGTGATTCAATACCCTGAACATACTTAATAGGCCTAACATTGGCGTAGGTATCCAGTAGGAGCCTAATCGCCACGTTTATAGACCTCCAACCACCGCCAACTGGGGTTTCCAGCGGGCCCTTTAACACTACCCTATACTTCTGAAGGGCATCAATGGTCTCTTGAGGTAACCTACTACCGGTAAGCTTCTCAGCCTTCTCACCGGCGTAAACCTCCATCCACTTTATTTGTCTTGATGAACCGTAGGCTAGTTCAACCGCCTTATTAGCAACCTCCATGGCTACACTAACTATCTCTGGTCCTATTCCATCACCAAGTATGTAGAGGACTATAGGCTTATTTGGAACCTTTTCAAACACGGCATTCCTTATCACTATTGGTTCCCCATCCTCAGGTGGTTTATACTGAATAGGCATCAACCCTAGCTCTAAGTCTAATGTTTTAAGTCTTACTCTGGATTAGGGCATGTTTAAAATCATTAAATGAAATAGCACCTAGGTTACTTAACCACTAGAAGAATTGGATAATGGTCGGAGCCCTCAATATTGAGGATATCCGCATCAATAACCCTCTCAATTAATTCACTTGAAACAAAACAGTAATCTATCCTCATTGCCATACTTTTATTCCTATAACTCCTCCACGAGTACTTAACCTCATTAGGGTGGATTAACCTAAATGTATCAATGAATCCCTTCCTAATGAATTCACTTAACCACTGTCTCTCTGGTGGTGATAAGCCTGGTTGATTCTCATTCCAGAAGCTTGAGTCCTGCCTAGCATATACTGCGTTAAAGTCACCGCAAATGATTACTGGTTTCCTTTGTCTTAAGTTTAATACGAAACTCTCAATACTCCTATTGAAAGCTAACTTAAATGGGAGCCTATTAAGGTTATCACCAGCCCTTGGGAAGTATGCGTTAATTAAGTAGAAGTCAGAGAGCTCAATTGATATAACCCTACCCTCATCATCAAAGTCCCTTACCCCAATTCCCTTAATCACATTAATAGGCTTAACTCTACTTAATGTTAACACTCCACTGTATCCTTTCCTCACCGCTGGGAATCCATAAATCTCGAAACCCATAGATAGTAAGTCTAAAGGTAAGTCGCTTGATTTGATTTCCTGAAGTAAGGCAACGTCGAAGTCGTTAATCACCCTTAACGCACCCTTCCTTGATAGGCTCCTAACACCATTAACATTCCATGATATTAACTTCACATGAAACACCCCGGAATATTAAGTTAAGGCTCTTTTTGTGCACTACTGTTGAAATTAAACAATGTAATTGAGGAATTAATTCCACTTAGGGGCATACTCTTTGTAATTGATGGTAAAGCAGATGGAGATCCTTAAGTGAAAAAGGTATTTATCCCAGGGCTCAGTCCCATGACTTAATGTACTATAGGTTCCCAACTACAAGACCAAGGAGGCT from Caldivirga sp. carries:
- a CDS encoding MogA/MoaB family molybdenum cofactor biosynthesis protein → MSMGKDNAASPHMEHEKKGPSKVNFFIITVSTSRYELMKAGKQYKDESGDLASLKITNSGHSVVGRLLVSDDERMIKGSLNELLHRDDVDVVVLIGGTGLAKSDVTIETVRPLFSKEIEGFGELFRFISYQKIGASAMLSRATAGIINNKLVVCLPGSPDAVETGLNLIIDQVSHILYVARLSS
- a CDS encoding NADP-dependent isocitrate dehydrogenase, which translates into the protein MPIQYKPPEDGEPIVIRNAVFEKVPNKPIVLYILGDGIGPEIVSVAMEVANKAVELAYGSSRQIKWMEVYAGEKAEKLTGSRLPQETIDALQKYRVVLKGPLETPVGGGWRSINVAIRLLLDTYANVRPIKYVQGIESPLKNPERIDWVIVRENTDDLYKGLEWTWDSPEAAKLRKFLREELKVEVDEDCGIGIKPISRWRTQRVARFAFRFALNNKRRSVTIMHKGNVMKYTEGAFREWAYEVALKEFRDYIITEDEANKLYGGKVPAGKILVNDRMADNMFAQLVTRPESYDVVLAPNVNGDYISELAASLMGNVGMIGAANVGDTAVMVEAMHGTAPKYAGKNVANPTSEIRAIELLLRFMNWSEAANLLDKAITEAIRQKKVTQDIARYMGVTPLGTKEYGKALMEIMETIK
- a CDS encoding exodeoxyribonuclease III, translated to MKLISWNVNGVRSLSRKGALRVINDFDVALLQEIKSSDLPLDLLSMGFEIYGFPAVRKGYSGVLTLSRVKPINVIKGIGVRDFDDEGRVISIELSDFYLINAYFPRAGDNLNRLPFKLAFNRSIESFVLNLRQRKPVIICGDFNAVYARQDSSFWNENQPGLSPPERQWLSEFIRKGFIDTFRLIHPNEVKYSWRSYRNKSMAMRIDYCFVSSELIERVIDADILNIEGSDHYPILLVVK